A DNA window from Seriola aureovittata isolate HTS-2021-v1 ecotype China chromosome 8, ASM2101889v1, whole genome shotgun sequence contains the following coding sequences:
- the LOC130173735 gene encoding uncharacterized protein LOC130173735, producing MLIIFHLLLLLRAGRSIDDQIFESKTVGVGDDVKLTCIRQTSDYDISLFWIRLVSGKFPEILGGTFAFDYDGVNETPRITAKQEPGTFILYISEAELSDTGVYYCMTVQQIDMKFVTGTYLRIKGPEPNITMVIQVPPSNPVRPGDSVAVQCSVLSDSEKTTCPGDHSVYWFRAGADESHPSLIYAHGSSGDQCEKSPEAQSTQKCVYNFSKIVSSSDAGTHYCAVATCGEILFGNGMKLDIEEFNMWDLQKASTALLCATLAISLIVIAFLIYIIKKKTCDCYKAADAATGSGYQRSQQRDEASLVYSAATFTKRKAGKAERRKEKTAEGETVYTDVRTFVTD from the exons ATGCTGATCATATTCCATCTACTGCTGTTACTCAGAGCGGGAC GATCCATCGATGATCAGATCTTTGAGTCAAAGACTGTTGGGGTTGGAGATGATGTGAAGCTGACGTGTATCCGCCAGACATCTGATTACGACATCAGCTTATTTTGGATCAGGCTTGTTTCTGGGAAGTTCCCTGAAATCTTGGGAGGAACATTTGCATTTGATTATGATGGTGTTAATGAGACTCCTCGCATTACAGCAAAACAGGAGCCTGGAACTTTTATTCTGTATATTAGTGAAGCAGAGCTAAGTGATACTGGAGTTTACTACTGCATGACAGTACAACAGATTGACATGAAATTTGTAACAGGAACATATCTGAGAATTAAAG GACCAGAACCTAATATCACTATGGTCATTCAAGTCCCTCCATCCAATCCAGTCCGTCCAGGAGATTCAGTGGCTGTCCAGTGTTCAGTCCTCTCTGACTCTGAGAAGACAACATGTCCAGGAGACCACAGTGTGTACTGGTTCAGAGCCGGAGCAGATGAATCTCATCCCAGTTTAATTTATGCGCATGGAAGCAGTGGTGATCAATGTGAAAAGAGTCCTGAGGCTCAGTCGACACAGAAATGTGTCTACAACTTCTCAAAGATCGTCAGCTCCTCTGATGCTGGGACTCATTACTGTGCTGTGGCCACGTGTGGAGAGATATTATTTGGAAATGGAATGAAACTGGACATTGAAG AATTCAACATGTGGGATTTGCAGAAGGCCAGTACAGCTCTGTTATGTGCTACTTTGGCTATAAGTCTGATTGTTATTGCCTTCCTGATTTATATCATCAAGAAGAAAACTTGTGATTGTTACAAAG CTGCAGATGCTGCAACAGGCAGTGGTTACCAGCGAAGTCAGCAG AGAGATGAAGCCTCATTGGTTTATTCTGCTGCAACCTTCACCAAGAGGAAAGCTGgcaaagcagagagaaggaaagaaaaaacggCCGAGGGAGAGACAGTCTACACTGACGTCAGGACTTTTGTGACAGATTAA
- the LOC130173782 gene encoding signal-regulatory protein beta-2-like, with amino-acid sequence MLIILYLLLMLKVGRCTDEQIVGSKTVHVGDNVTLTCARKGSGSLFWIRTVSGKVPQVLGKTYSLESVDPRIEATEERETFVLSIKKAKLSDTAVYYCMKIHQQKLIFLNGTDLRVEGTEPDVTTVPTPDPVHTEASVSLQCSTLSDSETKLCPEEKCVCCFGAGAESQPSFNYTQGNSVCGYDKNPEGLSTKKSICTFLKNVTSSDNGTYYCAVATCEQIISGNGSKLHSDESGLHAQKDNTVLFLLCAALAISLIVIAFLIYLIKQLKKSSYGHYADFALQANATASANQESQQTDEDSLVYSAPTFTGRQARASKAGTRDTKTAEEESIYTDVRALGLDK; translated from the exons ATGTTGATCATATTGTATTTACTGCTGATGCTCAAAGTGGGGC gATGCACAGACGAGCAGATCGTTGGGTCAAAGACTGTTCATGTTGGAGATAATGTGACCCTCACATGTGCTCGCAAGGGTTCAGGAAGCTTGTTTTGGATCAGGACTGTTTCTGGAAAGGTTCCTCAAGTGTTAGGAAAAACATATAGCTTGGAGTCTGTTGATCCTCGAATTGAAGCCACTGAAGAGCGTGAAACATTTGTATTGTCTATTAAAAAAGCAAAGCTAAGTGATACAGCAGTTTACTACTGTATGAAAATACATCAAcagaaattaatatttttaaatggaaCAGACCTGAGAGTTGaag GAACAGAACCTGATGTCACTACAGTCCCTACACCTGATCCAGTCCATACAGAagcctctgtgtctctgcagtgttCAACCCTCTCTGACTCAGAGACAAAACTGTGTCCagaagaaaagtgtgtgtgctgttttggAGCAGGAGCTGAATCTCAGCCAAGTTTTAATTATACTCAAGGAAACAGTGTTTGTGGATATGACAAGAATCCTGAGGGACTCTCAACAAAGAAATCTATATGCACCTTCTTGAAGAACGTCACCTCTTCTGATAATGGGACTTATTACTGTGCTGTGGCCACGTGTGAACAGATCATTTCTGGAAATGGATCAAAACTCCATTCTGATG AAAGCGGTTTGCATGCACAGAAGGACAACACAGTTCTCTTTCTGTTATGTGCTGCTTTGGCTATAAGTCTGATTGTTATAGCctttctcatttatttaatcaagcAACTCAAGAAAAGTTCATATGGTCATTACG CTGATTTTGCTCTACAAGCAAATGCAACAGCCAGTGCTAATCAGGAAAGTCAGCAG ACAGATGAGGATTCATTGGTTTATTCTGCACCTACCTTCACCGGCAGAC